A genomic segment from Chanos chanos chromosome 2, fChaCha1.1, whole genome shotgun sequence encodes:
- the znf710b gene encoding zinc finger protein 710 encodes MRSLKHLKPQTKKNVEEKTQRLVRCYSEAMHQQMDAGTQTDPVVVLSLAQAAVLGLISQNEVFGATIAPNGFYTGDPKESPAPPGERLDYEYSDQLIGANGDYLGENLGEDGHMHSSCAERRWQGPHESAKPPGGHSDTGSLVKGEAVTPGLPSCTHMLNNIVPREGPPMIDHSNYRVAHKHQPNNCCSLCVREIKSTHTPADTHSHHHTHMPHEPPAHERGHTGTHQKSGVEEDAEEEEDGRSNIAKGGREEEISSYFQASEVGYDGGEMGGAGDFDESSQGMFWGEHVEGEGPPGRRIDRLDINIQINESYCVDVGEGLKRWKCRMCEKSYTSKYNLVTHILGHNGIKPHACPHCGKLFKQPSHLQTHLLTHQGTRPHKCTVCKKGFTQTSHLKRHMLQHTDVKPYSCRFCRRGFAYPSELRAHEIKHERGRCHVCSQCGMEFPTYAHLKRHQVSHQGPSTFQCGQCNKSFAYRSQLQNHLLKHQTQRSYSCSQCGLQFLQLHQLRQHALTHKVLKPQARAAKGMKGFKCDVCAREFTLSANLKRHMLIHASVRPFQCHVCFKSFVQKQTLKTHMIVHLPVKPFKCKVCGKSFNRMYNLLGHMHLHAGSKPFKCPYCSSKFNLKGNLSRHMKVKHGMDVSPDGQDAPPDLEHQEDYEEENFDFSAPENLDNNDAPNLTKLSEVAIQELDYYNFGKDVGSYNTA; translated from the exons ATGAGATCTCTTAAACACCTGAAACCCCAAACTAAGAAGAATGTG gAGGAGAAGACCCAGAGGTTGGTCAGATGTTACTCTGAGGCCATGCACCAGCAGATGGACGCAGGGACACAGACGGACCCTGTGGTGGTCCTGTCTCTCGCCCAGGCCGCTGTACTTGGACTCATCTCTCAAAACGAAGTCTTTGGTGCTACCATAGCACCCAACGGCTTCTACACAGGGGACCCCAAAGAGTCTCCGGCGCCGCCCGGGGAGAGGCTGGATTACGAGTATTCAGACCAACTCATTGGCGCCAATGGTGACTACCTGGGGGAAAACCTAGGAGAAGATGGGCACATGCACTCCAGTTGTGCTGAGCGGCGGTGGCAGGGTCCACACGAAAGTGCCAAACCACCAGGGGGTCACTCAGACACTGGGTCACTTGTCAAAGGAGAAGCTGTGACCCCTGGCCTCCCATCATGCACCCACATGTTAAACAACATAGTGCCCAGAGAAGGGCCACCAATGATAGACCACTCAAATTACAGGGTTGCTCATAAACACCAGCCCAACAACTGCTGCTCCCTCTGTGTTCGAGAGattaagagcacacacacaccagcagacacacattcgcaccatcatacacacatgccacaTGAACCCCCAGCCCATGAGCGAGGCCACACAGGAACACATCAGAAATCAGGAGTAGAGGAGgatgcagaggaggaggaagatggaaGGAGTAACATAGCAAAGGGAGGTAGGGAAGAGGAGATCAGCAGCTACTTCCAGGCAAGTGAGGTGGGCTACGATGGTGGAGAGATGGGTGGCGCGGGGGACTTTGATGAGAGCAGCCAAGGCATGTTCTGGGGAGAGCACGTAGAGGGCGAGGGCCCCCCCGGAAGAAGGATCGACAGGCTTGACATCAACATACAGATTAACGAGTCCTACTGTGTGGACGTAGGCGAGGGGTTGAAACGTTGGAAGTGTCGCATGTGTGAGAAGTCTTATACCTCAAAGTATAACCTGGTCACACACATCCTAGGTCACAACGGCATCAAGCCCCACGCCTGTCCACACTGCGGCAAACTCTTCAAACAGCCCAGCCACCTGCAGACGCACCTTCTCACCCACCAGGGCACCAGACCACACAAGTGCACCGTCTGCAAGAAGGGTTTCACGCAAACCAGCCACCTGAAACGTCACATGCTGCAGCATACCGACGTTAAGCCCTACAGCTGTCGATTCTGTCGCCGCGGCTTTGCCTACCCCAGCGAACTCCGCGCCCATGAGATCAAGCACGAGCGAGGGCGCTGCCACGTCTGCTCCCAGTGTGGCATGGAGTTTCCGACCTATGCCCACTTGAAGCGGCATCAGGTCAGCCATCAGGGCCCTTCCACTTTTCAGTGTGGCCAGTGCAACAAGTCTTTTGCATACCGCAGTCAGCTGCAGAACCACTTACTGAAGCACCAAACGCAGAGATCCTATTCTTGCAGTCAGTGTGGTCTGCAGTTCCTGCAGCTGCACCAGCTGCGTCAGCATGCGCTCACACACAAGGTGCTGAAACCTCAGGCTCGCGCTGCTAAG GGAATGAAAGGGTTtaagtgtgatgtgtgtgccCGGGAGTTCACACTCTCTGCAAACCTGAAGAGACATATGCTGATCCATGCCAGTGTTCGACCCTTCCAGTGTCACGTCTGCTTCAAATCCTTCGTCCAGAAACAGACTCTCAAAACCCACATGATCGTCCACTTGCCTGTAAAACCCTTCAAATGCAAG GTTTGTGGGAAGTCTTTTAACCGGATGTACAACCTCCTGGGCCACATGCATCTACATGCCGGCAGCAAACCCTTCAAATGTCCGTACTGCTCCAGCAAGTTCAACCTGAAAGGGAATCTCAGCAGACACATGAAGGTCAAACATGGCATGGACGTTTCGCCAGACGGACAAG atgctcCTCCTGACCTGGAGCACCAGGAGGACTATGAAGAGGAAAACTTTGACTTCAGTGCACCAGAGAATCTGGACAATAATGATGCGCCAAACCTCACCAAGCTCTCTGAGGTAGCCATCCAGGAGCTGGACTACTATAACTTTGGAAAGGATGTTGGCAGCTACAACACAGCATGA